GCGTATTTGAAAGATCTTGGAGAAGACCTGGATTGGATCAAGATCAAGCTAATGGAGGAAGACGCTCACCTGCTCCCTCTCCCATGGCTGACGTGGATTTGGAGCCAAAGAGGCCGTCTGTGTGGCCAATAAGGAATTCCACTACAGCTGTCTGTGTCTGAACTTCCAAGCTGGCAGCTCCTCCACTGGCGCAGGCTGACTGGCTCTGCTGGGatctgaagaaaaggcagattttaCAAGTCATTCCTCCAAGACTGTTTCCCCAGGTCTGAATTTTTGCAGCCCAAAGCAGTCAAACTGGGCTCTGGAGACTTCCGCAGTGGGCAATCAGCAATGCCACTGACGAAATTTCTCCTGGATGATCAAGGACACAGCAGTCCCAGCTTAACAAGAGAGAGAAACTGTTCATCTAGAAATTGTGCCCTGGTGGGTTAGGGGACGAGCAgtcagctgctctctgctgccagGCAGCTTCTGACAGCTTTTACAGGAGAATGAGCGGACATTAGATGAAGAAGAAGGCAGGATTCGATTTCGTCTTCTGGAGAGCAGAACTAGAGCGTCTGTgcttaaacagaaaaagaagtttacCTTAAGAGGTTTGATCGCGAGCCCACACTATTTGCTCAAATTCTGCAGCGTCCATGTTGGTGACCGAGCTGTTCCAGCGAGAGATGGCCAAATGACGATCAGCTATCCAGAGTCCTGGAAAAACAAGAGCGGGCAGATGTTTCAGCAGCCAAAAAGGCAAGCCGTGCTGCAGtgcaccaaaacaaaacctcacTTATGCTAGTTGGATTGCGGCAATTGCTGACCGTCCCTGAATATGAAGTAGATAAAACGTTCCCAGTGCCACCACGCTGCAGCACCAAGCCCTGCAAATCACAGCCGCAGTCATCGGCTGCATGAAACGTGCCCCCGTGCCTAGCCACTGACCCAATCAATTGACCCGATGCAGCCTTCAGCCGCTTCAGCGTGCAGACACATGATGTTGCAGGTGTGAGGCAACACCTGGAATCGCCTTATCACCCTCTGAAagacagcagggctgagctcagcagacCGAGCGCAGCACTGACCTGTAGtgaggagcaggcagctgctggatggcGCCCTTCATTCTCACCATCCTCTCCTCCTCTGTAGCAGCTCCGGCAGCGTCCTGGAAAAAAGCAGGAAGGGAGTCAGACACCAGTCAGCCTAGATAGCTGCCACAGGTTTGTGAACCATGAGGACAGCACGCTGGTGGTCAGCACCGAGGCAGACTTGATGCCTTCCATGAGCATCAAGGGAACACCGTGGCACGCAGCCTGTGTCATCAAGGCCAAGCAGTGCAAGCTCTGGGTGGCTTTACTGCCTGACTGAGCAGCGCAGCAGGCATTCATCTCTAAGTCCTCTTTGCTATTAGCCCCATTTTACCAATAGTTGgggaacagcaaaggaaagggaattcTCGCAAGCATGGTGAATAACTTAAATAAGCACCTCCTTGCACCACCAAAAGCGGCATCAGTGAGAGGTAGGATGTGGCAAAAACATGCCCCACGGGGCTAACAGAAATAAGACCTCAGAGCTGGGGCACTGCTGCAACCATCAGCCAGGACGCCCAGGGAAGAGGTACATATCTTTTGCAAGACACTGTGCTTACCAAGAACTTGGCATACAGCTGGTCAGTCAGGAGAGGGTTCGGGAGCTCCCTGAAGTACATCTTACACAGGGAGCTCACACTGTGAATGTCACGAACGCTAAGCTCGGGAAGCTGCTCTGAATCAAATTCATGGCTGCAGAGATAGACACAGAATTGGGCAGGGGGCATTGAGAAAGACGAAAACAAGTCCAAAGCCACACAATATACAgtcaagaaaaggaaggggtTCCTCGGAGTGCCCGAAGCATGGCACGTGCCCCTACTGACAGCTGTGTCAGTCGCAGCACTCTTACCGTAGTCGCTGGATCTTGGACGTAACGCCGGACAGGCGGTATATCCCCTGCACTACGCCATTCTGCTCGATGaattcagagcagctctggaggaCCTGGGGGACTACAGAACAAGAGCCAGTGGTTAGCTGAGCTTCTTACTCAAGTCCTGGTTCAGGCCGTGCTCTTCTCACATCCCATCCACTAAGCCCAGCCAGGCTACTGCTTGCTTCCTCCTTAGAGGAGAAAGCTGGCAGAGACAACTGTTAGGAAACTGCACAGAGATGTGTTCTTGGCTTTCCAGAAATGCCACGACCTATCAACAGCCTGCAGAAAGTAATTCTGGCAAAGCCACAGACACTGCAAGTCCCATCATATCTCCCTCGGGAATGGACGAATCCAATCTCATGACCAGAAAGAGCTAGGAAAAGGATGCAGGATGCTCTCTGTGGCCAGAAGGCTTCCTATGTTTTCAGGATGAAACAATTGCTGGATATGATCTCCCTTTCATCTTTAGATGCCCAACAGAGGAAGATCTCAGGAATGGGCTGTTCCGTTTCTTACCATCACGGCCAGAGCGGAGAAGGTGCTCCCCCAGGTCACACCCAAACACCCCTTCCTTCTCCGGCTCCGGCTGCTTCGTTCTCTGGGGGCGGGCCTTCACCAAGGAGcgaaggaaggggaggagctTGCCCCCTTTCTTTGGCActgcacaacaaaacaaagaagccaGTTCATTTCAGGCTTGGATCGGTTGGACGAGGCCAAGTGTAATGCATTCAACAGAGCATGGAACAATGGGAAGAACATTCCCAACAAGGACACCCAAGAACGGATTTTCCCCATTCCTACAAGTGCCCAAGGACAGGTCGGAaggggccctggacagcctgctCTCGTCTCCTGCTAAATGCGCAGGCTGGCAACCCAGACTGAGGCAGGGGCCTTGGAGCCTGAGAATCATTTAGGCCCCTTCCAATCCCAAGCCATTCAAGGAGGATTCTGTGACTTCCTCAAGCCCAGTAATAAACACAGTGGGATTGGGCCAGATCTCTGCGTGTTCCGATGGAGCTTAATGCAGTCCTCTTGCTAATCTTGCTCAACTCGGGCATTAACGAAACCCCTGAAAGCCACGTTCTGACCCCATTTTACTAACCCACATTATCAAATGTAACATGTGTACCTGGCTTTTGCAATGAATTGACCAGGAACTCAGGAACTTTTCCGCTAATGAGTTCCACGCACTCACTAGGGAAAGATCCAGCCtgtaacaagaacaaaaagacaggTGGGCATTAGCCCGAGCCCAGAGGCAAAGGGGAGGTCCTCTGACACTGACACAGGGCAACCGTTTGCATCCAGATGCCCtcctgtgcaggcagagcagctccaatCTGAGATTCCTGACTGTACTGAAGTTGCGCTCTCTAGTTGGAAGCATGTGCATACCTGAAAGCCACGCTTGCCTCTCCACCAGGGGCTCAGCTCCTTTGGTGGCATATCAGTAATGCACACCACGTCTCCCACCTGCAAGAGATTGAAACGTCAACCCCAgattcagcacagctgtgaggaAAACACTGCTAAAGCTTGA
The Coturnix japonica isolate 7356 chromosome 1, Coturnix japonica 2.1, whole genome shotgun sequence DNA segment above includes these coding regions:
- the LOC107324866 gene encoding rho GTPase-activating protein 32-like, encoding MWKPQLERAVSSLNVPAIAAAHVIKSYVAQAPDEVSLEVGDVVCITDMPPKELSPWWRGKRGFQVGSFPSECVELISGTVPESLVNSLRKPVPKKRGKFLPFLRSLVKARPQRARQPEPEKEGVFGCDLGEHLLRSGRDVPQVLQSCSEFIEQNGVVQGIYRLSGVTSKIQRLRHEFDSEQLPELSVRDIHSVSSLCKMYFRELPNPLLTDQLYAKFLDAAGAATEEERMVRMKGAIQQLPAPHYRSQQSQSACASGGAASLEVQTQTAVVEFLIGHTDGLFGSKSTSAMGEGAGERLPPLA
- the LOC116652421 gene encoding rho GTPase-activating protein 32-like: MGVACSKISGGPEVGVTEAYNMWKPQLERAVSSLNVPAIAAAHVIKSYVAQAPDEVSLEVGDVVCITDMPPKELSPWWRGKRGFQAGSFPSECVELISGKVPEFLVNSLQKPGTHVTFDNVG